A genomic segment from Sphingomonas astaxanthinifaciens DSM 22298 encodes:
- a CDS encoding lytic transglycosylase domain-containing protein — protein sequence MLAESASLLTPEARAELGQRVAWIYYVRGEDAEARRVADIARAGATGPWGVQAEWVSGLASWRQNDCDNAARAFREVGQRSGEPSLAAAGYYWSARAEMACRRPAAVQPLLRAAARSQETFYGMLARRTLAMDTVIPPLDPGQASRVAALPNVVRAEALVKVGERDLAGELLRHQARIGTPAEQTALVAEARKLDLPATQHFLGHFGQPGARVPIAARYPNPGWSPREGWAIDPALGLAHSLQESSFRAEAVSQAGAVGLMQVLPTTRDLISRSRGLVGGNLKDPATNLSFGQAWIQWMRTHPATGGQLPKIIASYNAGPLPVGRWAVNDRGDPLLWIESMPYWETRYYVPAVLRNLWVYQGFAGTPTTTLTELAQHRWPSFPDARRR from the coding sequence TTGCTCGCCGAAAGCGCCAGCCTGCTCACCCCCGAGGCGCGCGCCGAGCTCGGCCAGCGCGTCGCGTGGATCTATTATGTGCGCGGCGAGGATGCCGAGGCCCGGCGGGTGGCCGACATCGCCCGGGCCGGCGCGACCGGGCCGTGGGGCGTCCAGGCCGAGTGGGTGAGCGGGCTGGCGAGCTGGCGGCAGAACGATTGCGACAATGCCGCGCGCGCCTTCCGCGAGGTCGGGCAGCGTTCGGGCGAGCCGAGCCTCGCGGCGGCGGGCTATTACTGGTCTGCGCGGGCCGAGATGGCGTGCCGGCGCCCGGCCGCGGTCCAGCCCCTGCTCCGGGCCGCGGCCAGGAGCCAGGAGACCTTCTACGGGATGCTCGCGCGGCGGACGCTGGCGATGGATACCGTCATTCCCCCGCTCGACCCCGGCCAGGCGAGCCGGGTCGCCGCCTTGCCCAACGTGGTCCGGGCCGAGGCGCTGGTGAAGGTCGGCGAGCGCGATCTTGCGGGCGAGCTCCTACGCCACCAGGCGCGGATCGGCACCCCGGCCGAGCAGACCGCGCTGGTCGCCGAGGCGCGCAAGCTCGACCTTCCCGCGACCCAGCATTTCCTCGGGCATTTCGGCCAGCCGGGCGCGCGGGTGCCGATCGCGGCGCGCTATCCCAATCCGGGCTGGAGCCCCCGCGAAGGCTGGGCGATCGACCCGGCGCTGGGGCTCGCCCACAGCCTGCAGGAATCCTCGTTCCGCGCCGAGGCGGTCAGCCAGGCCGGTGCGGTCGGGCTGATGCAGGTCCTCCCCACGACCCGCGACCTCATCAGCCGCAGCCGCGGGCTCGTCGGGGGCAACCTCAAGGACCCCGCCACCAACCTCAGCTTCGGCCAGGCCTGGATCCAGTGGATGCGGACCCACCCTGCGACGGGCGGGCAGCTTCCCAAGATCATCGCGAGCTACAATGCCGGGCCGCTTCCGGTCGGGCGCTGGGCGGTCAACGACCGCGGCGATCCGCTGCTGTGGATCGAGTCCATGCCCTATTGGGAGACCCGCTATTATGTCCCGGCGGTGCTCCGCAACCTGTGGGTCTACCAGGGCTTTGCGGGCACGCCGACGACGACCTTGACCGAGCTTGCCCAGCATCGCTGGCCGAGCTTCCCGGACGCCCGCCGGCGCTGA
- a CDS encoding uracil-DNA glycosylase family protein gives MDGRVDREGLGRAEAANLLAWWIEAGVDTAVGEAPRDWRAPRRSPENPVELTAEPTEEAATQSVPQTPSAPAGPLPQAGVERPDSLDAFHAWLAETADLPLFRAGAARALPHGPAGAEVMLVSGIPQSEDVEEGRPIGGAAYALTVRMLAAIGLAPEAAYVTALTCFSGTGTRFSASETDACRETILRQIALAAPKRLLLLGDAPAKLLIGQPMAQARGKLHRVGGVPAVVTFPPRHLLANPGHKALAWADLLLLMGEAR, from the coding sequence ATGGACGGGCGCGTAGACAGAGAGGGACTGGGCCGGGCCGAGGCCGCGAACCTGCTCGCCTGGTGGATCGAGGCCGGGGTCGACACCGCGGTGGGGGAAGCGCCGCGCGACTGGCGCGCCCCCCGTCGCTCCCCCGAGAACCCTGTGGAGCTGACGGCGGAGCCGACGGAGGAGGCCGCGACCCAGTCTGTCCCCCAAACCCCCTCCGCCCCTGCGGGGCCTCTCCCCCAGGCGGGAGTGGAACGGCCGGACAGTCTCGACGCCTTCCACGCCTGGCTGGCCGAGACCGCCGATCTGCCGCTGTTCCGGGCCGGCGCCGCGCGGGCCTTGCCGCATGGGCCGGCCGGGGCCGAGGTCATGCTGGTCTCGGGCATCCCCCAGTCGGAGGATGTCGAGGAGGGCCGGCCGATCGGCGGCGCGGCCTATGCGCTGACGGTGCGGATGCTGGCAGCGATCGGGCTCGCGCCCGAGGCGGCCTATGTCACCGCGCTGACCTGCTTCTCGGGAACGGGTACGCGCTTTTCGGCCAGCGAGACCGACGCCTGCCGTGAGACGATCCTGCGGCAGATCGCGCTGGCGGCGCCCAAGCGGCTGCTGCTTCTCGGCGACGCGCCGGCCAAGCTGCTGATCGGCCAGCCGATGGCGCAGGCCCGCGGCAAGCTCCACCGGGTCGGCGGAGTCCCGGCCGTGGTCACCTTCCCGCCCCGCCACCTCCTCGCCAATCCCGGTCACAAGGCCCTTGCCTGGGCCGATCTCCTGCTCCTCATGGGGGAAGCCCGTTGA
- a CDS encoding electron transfer flavoprotein-ubiquinone oxidoreductase has translation MSDRESMEYDVVIVGAGPAGLSAAIRLKQLANEAGRELSVCILEKGSEVGAHILSGAVIDPRSLDELLPEWREDSSCLLNRVPVTSNHHWVLTKTKKFNLPHLMMPSFLDNKGTFTGSLANLCRWLAGKAEELGVEIFPGFPAAEVLYHDDGSVKGVATGAMGIARDGHHKGDYQPGMELHARYTFFAEGARGSLTKQLKKQFDLEAECQPQVYGIGIKELWDVDPAKHEPGKVIHTQGWPLDDAWGGGWIYHQDNNQVSIGFVVALSYKNPHLSPFDEMQRYKQHPAIRPLLEGGRRVSYGARAINEGGWQSIPKLAFPGGALIGCSAGFVNVPRIKGTHTAMKSGMLAAEAAFAAIGADRRGDVLADYEPSVRNGWVGEELRKVKNAEPAVAKFGATIGTILAGTDMWLRHLGVNLPIEMKHHPDHETLWRRDIAPKIDYPRPDGVISFDKLSSVFLSNTNHEEDQPVHLQLKDPTIPTRVNLPEYDGPEQRYCPAGVYEYVLEGGAPKLQINAQNCVHCKTCDIKDPCQNINWVTPEGGGGPNYPNM, from the coding sequence ATGAGCGACCGGGAGTCGATGGAATATGATGTCGTGATCGTGGGCGCGGGGCCGGCCGGCCTCAGCGCGGCGATCCGCTTGAAGCAGCTGGCGAACGAGGCCGGCCGCGAGCTTTCGGTCTGCATCCTCGAGAAGGGCTCGGAAGTCGGCGCGCACATCCTGTCGGGCGCGGTGATCGATCCCAGGAGCCTCGACGAGCTGCTGCCCGAATGGCGCGAGGACAGCTCGTGCCTGCTCAATCGCGTGCCGGTCACCAGCAACCACCATTGGGTGCTGACCAAGACCAAGAAGTTCAATCTCCCGCACCTGATGATGCCCTCGTTCCTCGATAACAAGGGGACGTTCACGGGCAGCCTCGCCAACCTCTGCCGCTGGCTCGCCGGCAAGGCCGAGGAATTGGGCGTCGAGATATTCCCCGGCTTCCCCGCCGCCGAAGTGCTCTACCACGACGACGGCTCGGTGAAGGGCGTCGCGACCGGCGCGATGGGGATTGCCCGCGATGGCCACCACAAGGGCGACTACCAGCCCGGCATGGAGCTTCACGCGCGCTACACCTTCTTCGCCGAGGGCGCGCGCGGTAGCCTGACCAAGCAGCTCAAGAAGCAGTTCGACCTCGAGGCCGAGTGCCAGCCGCAGGTCTATGGCATCGGCATCAAGGAATTGTGGGACGTCGATCCCGCGAAGCACGAGCCGGGCAAGGTCATCCACACGCAGGGCTGGCCGCTCGACGATGCGTGGGGCGGGGGCTGGATCTACCACCAGGACAACAACCAGGTGTCGATCGGCTTCGTCGTCGCGCTCTCCTACAAGAACCCGCACCTGTCGCCGTTCGACGAGATGCAGCGCTACAAGCAGCATCCCGCGATCCGGCCTTTGCTCGAGGGCGGGCGCCGGGTGTCCTACGGCGCACGTGCGATCAACGAGGGCGGGTGGCAGAGCATTCCCAAGCTGGCCTTCCCCGGCGGCGCGCTGATCGGCTGCTCGGCGGGCTTCGTGAACGTGCCGCGGATCAAGGGCACGCATACCGCGATGAAGTCGGGCATGCTCGCGGCCGAGGCGGCCTTCGCCGCGATCGGCGCCGACCGCCGCGGCGACGTCCTCGCCGATTACGAGCCCTCGGTCCGCAACGGCTGGGTGGGGGAGGAACTCCGCAAGGTGAAGAATGCCGAGCCGGCGGTCGCCAAGTTCGGCGCGACCATCGGCACGATCCTCGCGGGCACCGACATGTGGCTCCGCCACCTCGGCGTGAATCTGCCGATCGAGATGAAGCACCATCCCGACCACGAGACTCTGTGGCGCCGCGACATCGCCCCGAAGATAGATTATCCGCGCCCCGACGGCGTGATCAGCTTCGACAAATTGTCGAGCGTCTTCCTCTCGAACACCAATCACGAGGAAGACCAGCCGGTCCATCTCCAGCTCAAGGACCCGACCATCCCGACCCGGGTCAACCTGCCCGAATATGACGGGCCCGAGCAGCGCTACTGCCCGGCCGGAGTCTACGAATATGTGCTCGAGGGCGGGGCGCCTAAGCTGCAGATCAACGCGCAGAACTGCGTCCACTGCAAGACCTGCGACATCAAGGACCCGTGCCAGAACATCAACTGGGTGACGCCGGAGGGCGGCGGTGGGCCGAACTATCCGAACATGTAG
- a CDS encoding tetratricopeptide repeat protein: protein MGRTIRTCSLALALALAAAPVAAGAATTVVTRSSPARIFVSARAAQEAGDARRAAVLYAMLAQGDPASPVLSARAIGQAIIAGDMPLALRLSRARPARDLAVDARLLLAADALKSGKGAEAIGADWPEELAFLSPFVRAWSAAERGRWKDAVALLDAVPSDRSLAQFVPEHKALILLGAGRSAEARPLIESALAAAGGRANRLRIAFAAGLLRDGDRAGAQALLQGRDITLVRASQALARSGKPRLPIATAAEGFAELLAGLAVSLGDNDRRSLPIAISRIAQYADPANDEVRVLLGLLLEQSGRSDDAIATLRAMPEGSPFLSQARDAEVRSLLRAGRKDEALARASAFVASGEASAEDWSRLGDVNDEMKRHAAAAEAYGRALALVEAGGPGPEAWSLNLLRGASLEQAGSWPEARKSLEAARALAPDNATVLNYVGYARLTRGEGVEEAERLIAEASRRDPDNAAITDSLGWAQYKRGRIDEAIVTLQRAAAAEPADPEINEHLGDALYAAGRRFEARFAWNAALVTAEDEAKTRIEAKLAAGLTPAVAAP, encoded by the coding sequence GTGGGCCGAACTATCCGAACATGTAGCCTGGCCCTCGCGCTGGCGCTCGCCGCGGCGCCGGTGGCGGCGGGCGCGGCGACGACGGTCGTTACCCGCTCGAGCCCGGCCCGGATCTTCGTGTCGGCGCGCGCGGCGCAGGAAGCGGGCGATGCGCGCCGGGCGGCGGTGCTCTACGCCATGCTGGCGCAAGGCGATCCGGCGAGCCCGGTACTGTCGGCCCGCGCGATCGGCCAGGCGATCATCGCCGGCGACATGCCGCTCGCGCTTCGGCTGTCGCGCGCCCGGCCCGCGCGCGACCTCGCCGTGGATGCCCGGCTGCTGCTTGCCGCCGACGCGCTGAAATCAGGCAAGGGCGCCGAGGCGATCGGGGCCGACTGGCCCGAGGAACTCGCCTTTCTCTCGCCCTTCGTCCGCGCCTGGAGCGCCGCCGAGCGCGGCCGCTGGAAGGATGCGGTGGCGCTTCTCGACGCCGTGCCGAGCGACCGTTCGCTCGCCCAGTTCGTGCCCGAGCACAAGGCGCTGATCCTGCTCGGCGCGGGCCGCTCGGCCGAGGCCCGGCCGCTGATCGAATCGGCGCTGGCCGCGGCGGGCGGGCGCGCGAACCGGCTTCGCATCGCCTTTGCCGCCGGGCTGCTCCGCGACGGCGACCGGGCGGGGGCGCAGGCGCTGCTCCAGGGCCGCGACATCACGCTCGTCCGCGCGTCGCAGGCGCTGGCCCGCAGCGGCAAGCCGCGGCTGCCCATCGCCACCGCAGCCGAAGGCTTTGCCGAGCTTCTGGCCGGGCTTGCGGTCTCGCTCGGCGACAATGACCGCCGCTCGCTGCCGATCGCGATCAGCCGCATCGCCCAATATGCCGATCCGGCCAATGACGAGGTACGGGTGCTGCTCGGCCTCCTCCTCGAGCAGAGCGGTCGCTCGGACGACGCGATCGCGACGCTGCGCGCCATGCCCGAGGGCTCGCCCTTCCTCAGCCAAGCGCGCGACGCCGAGGTCCGCAGCCTGCTCCGCGCCGGGCGCAAGGACGAGGCGCTGGCCCGCGCCTCCGCATTTGTCGCGAGCGGCGAGGCGAGCGCCGAGGACTGGAGCCGATTGGGCGACGTCAATGACGAGATGAAGCGTCACGCCGCGGCGGCCGAGGCCTATGGCCGCGCGCTCGCGCTGGTCGAGGCGGGTGGGCCCGGTCCCGAAGCCTGGTCCCTCAACCTCCTGCGCGGCGCCTCGCTCGAACAGGCCGGTTCCTGGCCCGAAGCGCGCAAGTCGCTCGAGGCGGCGCGGGCGCTCGCCCCCGACAACGCGACCGTGCTCAACTATGTCGGCTATGCCCGGCTGACCCGCGGCGAAGGGGTGGAAGAAGCCGAGAGGCTGATCGCCGAGGCCAGCCGCCGCGACCCCGACAATGCCGCCATCACCGATTCGCTCGGCTGGGCGCAGTACAAGCGCGGCCGGATCGACGAGGCGATCGTCACCCTCCAGCGCGCCGCCGCCGCCGAGCCGGCCGATCCCGAGATCAACGAGCACTTGGGCGACGCGCTTTATGCCGCGGGCCGCCGCTTCGAAGCGCGCTTCGCCTGGAACGCCGCGCTGGTCACCGCCGAGGACGAGGCGAAAACCCGGATCGAGGCCAAGCTCGCGGCCGGCCTGACCCCGGCCGTCGCCGCTCCGTGA
- a CDS encoding 4-(cytidine 5'-diphospho)-2-C-methyl-D-erythritol kinase, producing MTRPPLVEIAPAKINLALHVRGRRPDGRHELETVFAFCTDGDKLTALPADGLSLTITGPFAAMLDDGPANLVHRAATALAAEARVGKGVQLTLDKQLPVASGIGGGSADAAAALRLLTRLWGADPAHAAKIAPELGSDVPACLLSMTARGTGAGDALELVDAGVAGTPVLLVNPLLPLGTGAVFGRWDGVDRGPLGDWRQGRNDLEAPARSLVPAIGDVLDWLGKQEGVELARMSGSGATCFALFASEEARDAAAAACPDRWWHLASFLR from the coding sequence GTGACCCGCCCGCCGCTGGTCGAGATCGCCCCGGCCAAGATCAATCTCGCGCTGCATGTCCGTGGGCGGCGGCCCGACGGTCGCCACGAGCTGGAGACCGTCTTCGCCTTCTGCACCGACGGCGACAAGCTGACCGCGCTTCCCGCCGACGGGCTGTCGCTGACCATCACCGGGCCCTTTGCGGCGATGCTCGACGACGGGCCCGCCAACCTCGTCCATCGCGCCGCCACGGCGCTCGCCGCCGAGGCGAGGGTGGGGAAGGGGGTGCAACTCACCCTCGACAAGCAATTGCCGGTCGCCTCGGGGATCGGCGGCGGCTCGGCCGATGCGGCGGCGGCGCTGCGGCTGCTGACCCGCCTGTGGGGCGCCGACCCGGCCCATGCCGCGAAAATCGCGCCCGAGCTCGGCAGTGACGTGCCGGCCTGCCTCCTCAGCATGACCGCGCGCGGCACCGGGGCGGGCGACGCGCTCGAACTGGTCGACGCGGGCGTCGCGGGGACGCCGGTCCTGCTGGTCAACCCGCTTCTTCCGCTCGGCACCGGCGCGGTCTTCGGGCGCTGGGACGGGGTCGATCGCGGTCCGCTCGGCGACTGGCGCCAAGGCCGCAACGACCTCGAGGCGCCGGCGCGGAGCCTGGTCCCGGCAATCGGCGACGTGCTCGACTGGCTTGGAAAACAGGAGGGGGTCGAGCTCGCGCGCATGTCGGGCTCGGGCGCGACCTGCTTTGCGCTCTTCGCCAGCGAGGAGGCCCGCGATGCCGCCGCCGCGGCCTGCCCCGACCGCTGGTGGCACTTGGCGAGCTTCCTCCGATGA
- a CDS encoding bifunctional ADP-dependent NAD(P)H-hydrate dehydratase/NAD(P)H-hydrate epimerase, with product MTRPILTAAAMRDAEAAAPVDLATLMEQAGQSLAEAASRFAGSMPALVLCGPGNNGGDGYEAARFLVERGVAVRVAALAEPATDLARAAHNRWTGPIEAFDTAAPAPLLVDCLFGTGLKRGLEDAVSQRLCALAGEANLVVAADLPSGVEADSGAILSPVPAADLTVAFGALKPAHRLMPAMARTGRLVLADIGIAASTDWFELAEPVLPPIAADAHKYSRGLVHALAGTMPGAIALAASAAARSGAGYVRVSTGAPIAGLPLSIVQTGDAKLSDPRIGCILVGPGLGELPHFLTLALTSRAPKVIDADAIALVGDPERLRGQDAILTPHAGEFAKLFGDLPGTKAEQALAAAAHSGAVIVFKGPDTLVAAPDGRLGFAPPAPAWLASAGTGDVLSGIIAALRARGMPAFEAACAGVWRHGRAAERAGPSMIADDLVAAL from the coding sequence ATGACCCGCCCGATCCTCACCGCCGCCGCGATGCGCGACGCCGAGGCGGCCGCCCCAGTCGACCTCGCCACGCTGATGGAGCAGGCCGGGCAAAGCCTCGCCGAGGCCGCCAGCCGCTTTGCCGGGTCGATGCCGGCCCTCGTCCTGTGCGGGCCCGGCAACAATGGCGGGGACGGCTATGAAGCGGCGCGCTTCCTTGTCGAGCGGGGGGTGGCGGTGCGCGTCGCCGCTTTGGCCGAGCCCGCGACCGACCTTGCCCGGGCGGCTCACAATCGCTGGACCGGGCCGATCGAAGCCTTCGACACCGCCGCCCCGGCGCCGCTGCTGGTCGACTGCCTCTTCGGAACCGGCCTCAAGCGCGGCCTCGAAGATGCTGTTTCGCAACGTCTTTGTGCGCTTGCTGGCGAGGCAAATCTGGTCGTCGCCGCCGACCTTCCGAGCGGGGTCGAGGCGGACAGCGGCGCGATCCTCTCGCCGGTCCCGGCCGCCGACCTGACCGTCGCCTTCGGCGCCCTGAAGCCCGCGCACCGCCTGATGCCGGCCATGGCACGCACGGGCCGGCTGGTCCTCGCCGACATCGGGATCGCTGCGTCCACCGACTGGTTCGAGCTTGCCGAGCCCGTGCTTCCGCCGATCGCGGCGGACGCCCACAAATACAGCCGCGGGCTGGTCCATGCGCTCGCCGGGACCATGCCGGGCGCGATCGCGCTTGCCGCCAGTGCCGCGGCGCGGAGCGGGGCGGGCTATGTCCGGGTCTCGACCGGCGCACCCATCGCCGGGCTTCCGCTGAGCATCGTCCAGACCGGCGACGCCAAGTTGAGCGATCCGCGGATCGGCTGCATCCTCGTCGGCCCCGGTCTCGGCGAGCTGCCGCATTTCCTCACCCTCGCGCTGACCAGTCGGGCGCCCAAGGTCATCGACGCCGACGCCATCGCCCTCGTCGGCGACCCCGAGCGGCTGCGCGGGCAGGACGCGATCCTCACCCCCCATGCAGGCGAATTCGCGAAGCTGTTCGGCGACCTTCCCGGCACCAAGGCCGAGCAGGCGCTCGCCGCCGCCGCGCATTCCGGCGCGGTGATCGTCTTCAAGGGACCCGATACGCTCGTCGCCGCCCCCGACGGCCGCCTCGGCTTCGCGCCGCCGGCCCCGGCCTGGCTGGCCAGCGCGGGGACCGGCGACGTCCTGTCGGGCATCATCGCTGCGCTCCGCGCCCGCGGCATGCCCGCCTTCGAGGCGGCCTGCGCCGGCGTCTGGCGCCACGGGCGCGCCGCCGAGCGCGCGGGCCCGTCGATGATCGCCGACGATCTCGTGGCCGCGCTGTGA
- a CDS encoding class I SAM-dependent RNA methyltransferase has product MSETIVRIAARGEGVTASGRHVPFAAPGDTIAEDGTLVPGPHRQVPPCRHFPECGGCQLQHVDDAAYAAYLTGRVEGALAQQGIVTELRAPHLSPPRSRRRATLRALRAGGRIVLGFNAEKSVKVIDLAECHILRPELFAMVAPLRQLLNRLLKAKKTAEVQLTLADQGVDLLIRGVSAEGFEAAQGLVDFAQDHGLARLAIDEGLGPEVRWEPQPATVTLTGKPVPLPIGAFLQATQDGEEALVAAVREAVGEPARTADLFAGIGTFALALSGKVLAAEASRDAILALKRAAPNVLADHRDLYRRPLTAAELAGLDAIVLDPPRAGAEAQVAEIAKSGVRSVAYVSCNPATFARDAARLVAGGYRLSWVRPVGQFRWSTHVELAAAFVL; this is encoded by the coding sequence GTGAGCGAGACCATCGTCCGGATCGCCGCGCGGGGCGAGGGGGTGACGGCGAGCGGCCGCCACGTGCCTTTCGCCGCGCCGGGCGACACGATCGCCGAGGACGGGACGCTTGTGCCCGGTCCGCACCGGCAAGTGCCGCCATGCCGCCACTTCCCCGAATGCGGCGGCTGTCAGCTCCAGCATGTCGATGATGCGGCCTATGCCGCCTATCTGACCGGCCGGGTCGAGGGCGCGCTCGCCCAGCAGGGGATCGTCACCGAGCTTCGCGCGCCGCATCTCTCGCCCCCGCGCTCGCGCCGCCGCGCCACCTTGCGCGCGCTTCGGGCCGGGGGGCGGATCGTGCTGGGCTTCAATGCCGAAAAGTCGGTGAAGGTGATCGACCTTGCCGAATGCCACATCCTGCGGCCCGAGCTGTTCGCAATGGTCGCGCCGCTGCGGCAATTGCTGAACCGGCTCCTCAAGGCGAAGAAGACCGCCGAGGTCCAGCTGACCCTCGCCGACCAGGGCGTCGACCTCCTCATTCGCGGGGTCAGCGCCGAGGGGTTCGAGGCGGCGCAGGGGCTGGTCGATTTCGCGCAGGACCATGGCCTTGCCCGGCTCGCCATCGACGAGGGGCTCGGCCCCGAGGTCCGGTGGGAGCCGCAGCCCGCGACCGTCACCCTCACGGGCAAGCCGGTGCCGCTGCCGATCGGCGCCTTCCTCCAGGCCACGCAGGACGGCGAGGAGGCGCTGGTCGCCGCGGTCCGCGAAGCCGTCGGCGAGCCGGCGCGCACCGCCGACCTCTTCGCCGGGATCGGCACCTTCGCGCTTGCGCTCTCCGGCAAGGTCCTCGCCGCCGAGGCCAGCCGCGACGCCATCCTTGCGCTCAAGCGCGCCGCGCCCAACGTCCTAGCGGACCACCGCGACCTCTATCGCCGCCCGCTCACCGCCGCTGAATTGGCCGGGCTCGACGCCATCGTCCTCGATCCCCCGCGCGCCGGGGCCGAGGCGCAGGTCGCCGAGATCGCGAAATCGGGCGTCCGCTCCGTCGCTTACGTCAGCTGCAATCCCGCGACCTTCGCGCGCGATGCGGCAAGGCTCGTGGCCGGCGGCTACCGCCTCTCATGGGTGCGTCCGGTCGGCCAGTTCCGCTGGTCGACCCATGTCGAACTGGCCGCCGCCTTCGTCCTCTAA
- a CDS encoding MAPEG family protein has translation MISTALLGPVVALVAWSLLVLFVLGFVRFGAIKRAGIKVDPSRGGRGQDLEGVLDRKANWPAHNYAHLMEQPTLFYAIMLSLAIMGFDHPMNVALAWAYVAIRVVHSLVQIFVNDLRVRFPLFVLGTICLAGLTLHAAMALWH, from the coding sequence ATGATCTCGACCGCTCTCCTCGGCCCCGTGGTCGCCCTCGTCGCCTGGTCGCTCCTGGTGCTGTTCGTGCTCGGTTTTGTCCGCTTCGGCGCCATCAAGCGGGCGGGGATCAAGGTCGACCCGAGCCGCGGCGGGCGCGGGCAGGACCTCGAAGGCGTGCTCGATCGCAAGGCCAATTGGCCGGCGCACAATTATGCGCATCTGATGGAGCAGCCGACCCTCTTCTACGCGATCATGCTGTCGCTCGCGATCATGGGCTTCGACCACCCGATGAACGTGGCGCTGGCCTGGGCCTATGTCGCGATCCGGGTCGTCCACAGCCTGGTGCAGATCTTCGTCAACGATCTCAGGGTCCGCTTTCCGCTGTTCGTCCTCGGCACCATCTGCCTCGCCGGGCTGACGCTCCACGCCGCCATGGCGCTCTGGCATTAG
- a CDS encoding MAPEG family protein, with product MMSHALAQPVALLAAWTFVIFFWMYLTRIPAMMRAGIDLKTLRGGTGASLDQKLPPEVQWKAHNYNHLLEQPTLFYAVALLLMVTGGESALAVQLGWGYVALRIVHSLVQTTVNITRFRFLLFFAASLCLLGLVVIALTHVF from the coding sequence ATGATGTCACATGCCCTGGCACAGCCGGTCGCCCTGTTGGCCGCCTGGACCTTCGTCATCTTCTTCTGGATGTACCTGACCCGCATCCCGGCGATGATGCGCGCCGGCATCGACCTCAAGACCCTGCGCGGCGGGACCGGGGCCAGCCTCGACCAGAAGCTTCCGCCCGAAGTCCAGTGGAAGGCGCATAACTACAACCACCTTCTCGAGCAGCCGACGCTCTTCTACGCGGTCGCGCTGCTGCTGATGGTGACGGGCGGCGAGAGCGCGCTCGCGGTCCAGCTCGGCTGGGGCTATGTGGCTTTGCGCATCGTCCACAGCCTGGTGCAGACGACGGTCAACATCACCCGCTTCCGCTTCCTGCTCTTCTTCGCCGCCAGCCTGTGCCTGCTTGGCCTGGTGGTCATCGCCCTGACGCACGTCTTCTGA
- a CDS encoding 1,9-bis(guanidino)-5-aza-nonane synthase, whose translation MNTESTINDNRKAELLSSTVEHIDITKFDARPIVEAMGKMSFTSRDLARATDIYNQMLADPDCSVILVIAGSTSAGGCMDLYAELVRSNMVDAIVATGASIVDMDFFEALGHKHYQALEIPDDDTLRSLYIDRIYDTYIDEEQLQDCDFTIGKIADRLEPRPYSSREFIKEMGKWLVEGNGKKENSLVKLAYEHDVPIFCPAFTDSSAGFGLVKHQVDAMKAGRRYMTMDSIADFRELTDIKIKAGTTGLLMIGGGVPKNFTQDTVVCAEILGHEDVEVHKYAVQITVADVRDGACSSSTLQEAASWGKVSTALEQMVFAEATSVLPLLASDAYHRGHWKTRAKRAFAKLFD comes from the coding sequence ATGAACACCGAGTCCACGATCAACGACAATCGCAAGGCGGAACTGCTCTCGAGCACCGTCGAGCATATCGACATCACCAAGTTCGACGCCCGCCCGATCGTCGAGGCGATGGGCAAGATGAGCTTCACCAGCCGCGACCTCGCCCGCGCCACCGACATCTACAACCAGATGCTGGCCGACCCCGACTGCTCGGTGATCCTGGTGATCGCGGGCTCGACCTCGGCCGGCGGCTGCATGGACCTCTATGCCGAGCTCGTCCGCTCGAACATGGTCGACGCGATCGTCGCTACCGGCGCCAGCATCGTCGACATGGATTTCTTCGAGGCGCTTGGCCACAAGCATTATCAGGCGCTCGAGATTCCCGACGACGATACGCTGCGCTCACTCTACATCGACCGGATCTACGACACCTACATCGACGAAGAGCAGCTCCAGGATTGCGACTTCACCATCGGCAAGATCGCCGATCGCCTCGAGCCGCGCCCCTATTCGAGCCGCGAGTTCATCAAGGAGATGGGCAAGTGGCTGGTCGAGGGCAACGGCAAGAAGGAGAACAGCCTCGTCAAGCTCGCCTACGAGCATGACGTGCCGATCTTCTGCCCGGCGTTCACCGACAGCTCGGCGGGCTTCGGCCTCGTCAAGCACCAGGTCGACGCGATGAAGGCTGGCCGGCGCTACATGACGATGGATTCGATCGCCGACTTCCGCGAGCTGACCGACATCAAGATCAAGGCGGGCACCACCGGCCTCCTGATGATCGGCGGCGGCGTGCCGAAGAACTTCACGCAGGACACCGTCGTCTGCGCCGAGATCCTCGGCCACGAGGACGTCGAGGTCCACAAGTACGCCGTGCAGATCACCGTGGCGGACGTCCGCGACGGCGCCTGCTCGTCCTCGACCCTCCAGGAAGCCGCGAGCTGGGGCAAGGTCTCGACCGCGCTCGAGCAGATGGTGTTCGCGGAAGCCACTTCGGTGCTGCCGCTGCTGGCCAGCGACGCCTATCACCGCGGCCACTGGAAGACCCGCGCCAAGCGCGCCTTCGCCAAGCTGTTCGACTGA